A single Candidatus Desulfarcum epimagneticum DNA region contains:
- a CDS encoding conserved exported hypothetical protein (Evidence 4 : Unknown function but conserved in other organisms), which yields MRKKTVAALVCFLLLSMAGDCLAGVLKVSDFAGAGLEGWEEKKFKNSTAYRLSQTDGEGALLAESRDGASALIRKIRVDIRKFPFLNWAWRIETPLDIEDETIKAGDDYALRIYVVVHGGIFIWKTRAVNYVWAGRAMKGDIWENAFVGKNSMMMALRDRRDPSSVWRREKRNVYEDMKRLFGADVQFIDAVAIMTDTDNSHGHARAYYGDIFFSEK from the coding sequence ATGAGAAAAAAAACCGTCGCGGCGCTCGTCTGCTTTTTGCTTCTGTCCATGGCCGGGGACTGCCTGGCGGGCGTCCTCAAAGTCTCGGACTTCGCGGGGGCGGGACTGGAGGGATGGGAAGAGAAAAAGTTTAAAAACTCAACCGCATACCGGTTGTCTCAGACAGACGGCGAGGGGGCCCTGCTGGCCGAAAGCCGGGACGGCGCCTCGGCGCTGATTCGAAAGATCCGCGTGGACATCCGAAAATTCCCTTTTTTAAACTGGGCCTGGAGGATTGAGACCCCCCTGGACATTGAGGATGAGACCATCAAGGCCGGGGATGATTACGCGCTGAGAATTTATGTCGTGGTCCACGGCGGAATATTCATATGGAAAACCCGCGCGGTGAACTATGTGTGGGCCGGCCGGGCCATGAAAGGCGACATATGGGAAAACGCTTTTGTCGGAAAAAACTCCATGATGATGGCCCTGCGGGACCGGCGCGACCCGTCATCCGTCTGGCGCCGTGAGAAAAGAAATGTGTATGAGGATATGAAGCGGCTGTTCGGAGCCGATGTTCAGTTCATTGACGCGGTCGCGATCATGACGGACACGGACAATTCCCATGGACACGCCCGGGCTTACTACGGCGACATCTTTTTTTCAGAAAAATAA
- a CDS encoding Nitronate monooxygenase: MKTRVTELLNIERPIIQGGMHYVGFAELAAAVSNAGGLGILTGLTQPTPKDLAEEIERCRAMTDKPFGVNLTFLPAVVSPDYPGYIQAIIDSGVKIVETAGRNPKDHVPRLKDAGVKIIHKCTSVRHALTAQKIGCDIVSVDGFECGGHPGEDDIPNMILLPRAADELEIPFLASGGMADGRSLAAALALGADGVNMGTRFIATREAPVHDNVKQAILAATELDTRLVMRPLRNTERVLNNEAVERLLEKEKSLGEKLSFEDIIEEVAGVYPAVMMKGEVDVGAWSCGMVAGLIHDIPTCAELMDRVMSEAESIIRRRLMGML; encoded by the coding sequence ATGAAGACACGCGTCACGGAGCTTTTGAACATCGAGCGGCCCATCATCCAGGGCGGGATGCATTATGTGGGGTTCGCCGAGCTGGCGGCGGCGGTCTCCAACGCCGGGGGCCTGGGAATCCTCACCGGCCTGACCCAGCCCACCCCAAAAGACCTGGCCGAGGAAATCGAGCGGTGCCGGGCCATGACCGACAAACCGTTCGGGGTGAACCTGACCTTTCTGCCGGCGGTGGTCTCGCCGGATTATCCCGGCTATATCCAGGCCATCATCGACAGCGGGGTCAAGATTGTGGAGACGGCCGGACGAAATCCCAAAGACCATGTTCCCCGGCTCAAGGACGCGGGAGTGAAAATCATCCACAAATGCACGTCGGTCCGCCACGCCCTGACGGCGCAGAAAATAGGATGCGACATCGTGTCCGTGGACGGGTTCGAGTGCGGCGGCCATCCGGGAGAGGACGACATCCCCAACATGATCCTGCTTCCCCGGGCGGCGGATGAGCTGGAAATTCCCTTTCTGGCCTCCGGCGGCATGGCGGACGGGCGAAGCCTGGCCGCGGCCCTGGCCCTGGGCGCCGACGGCGTCAACATGGGCACCCGGTTCATCGCCACCCGGGAGGCTCCGGTTCATGACAATGTGAAACAGGCCATCCTGGCGGCCACCGAGCTGGACACCCGCCTGGTGATGCGGCCGCTTAGAAACACCGAGCGCGTCCTGAACAACGAGGCGGTGGAGCGGCTGCTTGAAAAAGAAAAATCCTTAGGTGAGAAACTTTCCTTTGAGGACATCATCGAGGAGGTGGCCGGGGTTTATCCGGCGGTCATGATGAAAGGCGAGGTGGACGTCGGGGCGTGGTCATGCGGCATGGTCGCCGGCCTGATTCATGACATTCCCACCTGCGCCGAGCTGATGGACCGCGTCATGTCCGAGGCCGAATCCATTATCCGCCGACGCCTCATGGGGATGCTGTGA
- a CDS encoding conserved hypothetical protein (Evidence 4 : Unknown function but conserved in other organisms), translated as MVNMKKRMYYQNIWAEFNSEKNMVFISGPRQTGKTTLAKSIAAPEPSSLYFNYDIQANKARLLENPTFFEEEVDRKKNSLPLIVLDEIHKHRDWKNYLKGIYDGYADEFRFLVTGSGRLDLSRRKGDSLAGRYLHFHLHPFTLGEMFASGTGLEDVSRILEIPERIRDAEEAWETMFHMSGFPEPFLKGSKTAYRRWARTYHSQVIRDDIRDEFAVRQMDAMETLYAMLSRCVGSPFSASSLARTLGVSHKTVSSWIDLFERFFLVFKIRPFSRRLARSLVKEPKIYFYDYCRTQDEGLRFENMVAVELHRATTLWKDFGLGDYDLWHIRNKEKQEVDFLVTENKEPRFMVETKLTETRTNPNLIKFQNILNVPAVQLVNRKNTARKIKNGSNSILVAGAANWLSALN; from the coding sequence TTGGTCAATATGAAAAAACGAATGTATTATCAGAACATATGGGCCGAATTCAACAGCGAAAAAAACATGGTGTTTATATCCGGCCCCCGCCAGACCGGAAAAACGACGCTTGCCAAAAGCATCGCCGCTCCGGAGCCATCCTCCCTCTACTTCAATTATGATATTCAGGCCAACAAAGCCAGGCTCCTGGAAAACCCGACATTTTTCGAGGAAGAAGTCGACAGAAAAAAGAATTCTCTTCCCCTCATCGTTCTGGATGAAATTCATAAACACCGCGACTGGAAAAACTACCTGAAAGGAATATACGACGGATATGCCGATGAATTCCGTTTTCTTGTGACCGGGAGCGGTCGTTTGGATCTGTCTCGAAGAAAAGGGGACTCACTGGCGGGCCGATACCTGCATTTTCATCTTCATCCGTTTACCCTGGGAGAAATGTTTGCCTCGGGCACGGGGCTGGAGGATGTCAGTCGAATTCTGGAAATTCCCGAAAGAATCCGAGACGCCGAGGAGGCATGGGAGACCATGTTCCATATGAGCGGATTTCCGGAGCCTTTTCTCAAAGGGTCGAAAACCGCCTACCGAAGATGGGCGCGAACATATCACAGCCAGGTGATCCGGGACGATATACGGGATGAATTCGCTGTCAGACAGATGGACGCCATGGAAACCCTGTACGCCATGCTTTCCCGCTGTGTCGGCAGTCCGTTTTCAGCGTCAAGCCTGGCGCGAACACTGGGGGTGTCTCACAAAACAGTGTCTTCATGGATTGATCTTTTTGAGCGTTTCTTTCTCGTCTTCAAAATTCGCCCCTTCAGCAGACGCCTGGCCAGAAGTCTTGTGAAAGAGCCGAAAATATATTTTTATGACTATTGCCGGACACAGGACGAGGGCCTTCGATTCGAAAACATGGTGGCCGTTGAATTACATCGCGCCACGACCCTGTGGAAAGACTTCGGCCTGGGAGATTATGATCTGTGGCACATTCGGAACAAAGAAAAACAGGAGGTCGATTTTCTTGTCACTGAAAACAAAGAACCCCGATTCATGGTGGAGACAAAGCTGACGGAAACAAGGACGAATCCCAATCTGATCAAGTTTCAAAACATCTTAAATGTCCCGGCCGTTCAGCTTGTCAACCGAAAAAACACGGCCAGAAAGATCAAAAACGGCTCCAACTCCATCCTTGTCGCCGGCGCCGCAAACTGGCTTTCCGCTCTGAACTGA
- the tgt gene encoding tRNA-guanine transglycosylase (Evidence 2a : Function from experimental evidences in other organisms; PubMedId : 11751936, 1706703, 2170107, 7507921, 7893665, 8003468, 8323579, 9055203, 9714557; Product type e : enzyme), whose protein sequence is MSVGPFSFKIIAESRDSRARAGAVFTPRGVVKTPAFMPVGTLASVKALSPEDIVETGADIILGNAYHLYLKPGLEIIDLFSGLHDFMGWRRPILTDSGGFQIFSLAKLARITENGATFQSHIDGSAHTLTPEGVIDIQRVLGSDIMMCLDQCVKYPAEKKEAEDALDLTERWAKRCLERWKETREKRGGELFGIVQGGMFPDLRKRAAESMAEMGFAGHALGGLSVGEPADLMLETADLSLPLLPRRKPKYIMGVGTPENLVELTALGADMFDCVMPARNARNGKLFTRRGSMNIKNARYAHDTGPVDPDCGCRTCRQFSRAYLRHLFMSRELLAYRLNTIHNLRYYLDLMKEMRAAIIRDEFEKFRKKFYEDRADG, encoded by the coding sequence ATGAGCGTCGGACCCTTTTCATTTAAAATCATCGCCGAGTCCCGGGACTCAAGGGCCCGGGCCGGGGCCGTTTTCACCCCCCGGGGGGTCGTCAAGACCCCGGCGTTCATGCCGGTGGGCACCCTGGCCTCGGTCAAGGCCCTGTCGCCCGAAGATATTGTGGAAACCGGGGCCGATATTATACTGGGCAACGCCTATCACCTGTATCTCAAGCCGGGGCTTGAGATCATCGATCTGTTTTCCGGCCTCCATGATTTTATGGGCTGGCGCCGCCCCATCCTCACCGACAGCGGGGGGTTTCAGATATTTTCCCTTGCAAAACTGGCCAGAATAACTGAAAATGGCGCGACGTTCCAGTCCCACATCGACGGCTCCGCCCACACCCTGACGCCCGAGGGCGTCATCGACATCCAGCGGGTCCTGGGCTCGGACATCATGATGTGCCTGGACCAGTGCGTGAAATACCCGGCGGAAAAAAAAGAGGCCGAAGACGCCCTGGACCTCACGGAGCGATGGGCGAAACGGTGCCTGGAAAGATGGAAAGAGACCCGGGAAAAGCGGGGCGGCGAGCTGTTCGGAATCGTCCAGGGAGGCATGTTTCCGGATTTGAGAAAACGCGCCGCCGAGTCCATGGCCGAAATGGGCTTCGCCGGCCACGCCCTGGGGGGCCTGAGCGTGGGGGAGCCCGCGGACCTGATGCTTGAGACGGCGGACCTGTCCCTTCCGCTTCTGCCCCGCCGCAAGCCCAAATACATCATGGGGGTGGGGACCCCTGAAAACCTGGTGGAACTCACGGCCCTGGGGGCCGACATGTTCGACTGCGTGATGCCGGCCCGAAACGCCCGAAACGGCAAACTGTTCACGCGGCGCGGCTCCATGAACATCAAAAACGCCCGATACGCCCATGACACCGGGCCCGTGGACCCGGATTGCGGCTGCCGGACATGCCGGCAGTTTTCCCGGGCGTATTTGAGGCATCTGTTCATGTCCCGGGAGCTTTTGGCGTACCGGCTCAACACCATTCACAACCTGCGTTATTACCTGGATCTGATGAAAGAAATGAGGGCCGCCATCATCCGGGACGAATTCGAAAAATTCCGGAAAAAATTCTATGAAGACCGGGCGGATGGGTGA